The DNA sequence NNNNNNNNNNNNNNNNNNNNNNNNNNNNNNNNNNNNNNNNNNNNNNNNNNNNNNNNNNNNNNNNNNNaccaaggcttagaatacgacttatcattCCTCTTGTGGTGCGTGCATAAACTGACTGACCACTCCAACTGCATACGTAATATCCGGCCTAGTATGAGACAAATAGATAAGCTTTCCAACTAACCTCTGATATCTCCCACTATCGGCTAATTTTGCTTCTTCCTTCATCTGTAATCCATGAATTTGTACCATAGGAGTGTCTGTTGGCTTACAATCGATCATTCCTATCTCTGCTAACAAATCAAGTATATACTTCCTCTGATTTATGAAGATTCCCTTCTTTGACCTTAGTACCTCTATTCCAAGGAAGTACTTAAGAAGGCCTAGgtctttcatctcgaactcatgaaataaattcTTCCTTAGCTCGGCTATATCCTCCTTAACATCTCCAGTAATAATCATGTCGTCTATATAGATAATCAAACAAGTGATCTTTCCCTCCATTTTCTTGAGGAACCAAGTATGGCCTGAATTACTTTGTTTGTacccatatttcttcattacTTCTGTGAATCTCCCGAACCATGCTCGCGGAGACTGTTTCAACCCGTGCAGTGTCTTCCTGAGCTGACAGACTTCTCCATCTTAAAATTCTTCTGTGAACCCAGACGGTGGTTCCGTGTAAACTAGTTTTGATAACTCCCCGTGCAAAAATGCATTTGTCACATAGAACTGGTGAAGCGGTCAATCCTTGTTAGCTGCAATCGAAAATAACACCCTCACGGTATTAATCTTCGCAACTGGTGAGAATCAGCATAATCCACACCATATGTCTGGGTGTATCCCTTCACCACGAGTCGTGCCTTATATCTCTTGATCGTCCCATCTGGTCTCCTTTTTATCGTGAAACCCATCTGCATCCGACAGTTCTAGCTCCTTCAGGCAATTTGCTCTTGACCCACGTACTATTTTTCATTAGGGCTTTTATTTCTGTAAGCATTGCTTCTCTCCACTTTTTATGTTTCATTGTTTCTTCAGCTGACTGTGGaatttcctcttcttcataCAGTGCAGCTTCAAAGGCCCGGGCCATTTTAGTCAGGTTTCTTTGCACAAAGTTTTCCACCCCATTCCTATCTTTTTGGGGGAATATCGTTTCGGCAGAATTCCCCTTGTACTTCTGAACAGAAGCACATATTTCCCGGTGTCTCCATCTACAGTGTTATCTTCCCCTTGGAGTCCTGTATTCACCGATACTTGGTTCAGTAATTATCTCGGATATCGTAGGAGAAGGATTGCTTGGGGGCGGATGAGATAGCTCCGTTGGCGAGACTTGCTCGGTAGCAGTGACTATCACTGGATCTGTTGGACCCTCGATCGAGGAGCTTGGCAATGGCACAACCCAACTTAGATAGTCTTTGGAATTATCTGGACCTTTCTCCCCCTTACTACTAAGGTGGGTGGTATAGAAAAACTCAGTTTCCAGGAAGTTGCAGTTCATAGTGGTGTTAATTTTTCGATTGTGGGGATCAAAGCATCTGTACCCTTTTTGGTTCACCCCATACCCCACGAAGACACATTTGGTTGCACATGGTGACAGTTTGGTTCTTTCATGTTTTGGGATATGAGTGTAGACGGTACATCCGAAGACTTTGGGCTGAAGGTTCAGGTGTTCGGGTATCTTGGCTTGTTTGGATAGGGTATCAAGGGGAGTTTTCATGTTCAAGATTTTAGTGGGAAGTCGATTTATGAGGTAGATGGAGGTAGCAATTGCTTATGGCCAAAAGTATTTGGGAACTTTGGAGTCGATCATTATGGCTTGGGTCATTTCTAGGATTGTCCTATTTTTCCGTTTCgctaccccattttgttcAGGTGTATAGGCACAAGAGgttgaaggggttggcagcggaagcgctcacataaatcaattacataataattctgatctatttagcagattatttagacaaattctatttgtgtaattatcacatgtatcatgctcataactcaaataaaacatgctttaaattaattgaaacctaaaacatgcttttctagggttttagccattataccttgatgattctccaaagaatcgaagatggctagcgccttctccacgtgaagatctttagtacaaaaccacggatcttctgtctggttctcggactgtaaactgatatcagggtggcaTGAtctgaacttaatataaataggagaataaaggagagacaGACATGACAATCCTATCCCACAAAGAGAGAAATTTTCGCCTCACCACTCTCTAGATTAGtagaggagctcgaaaattCTTGAAAGCTCTCATCCGTAAGGATATTTTCtcgtcttctttattctcctatttataataagttcacatattgggcccgtGACAGgaatctatggaaggctttggatatgggctcctccaattagcttttttactaattaaattaaacccaatttaatataagcttataattggaatattacgcaGCAactacaaaagtaatattgcactccccatccaaatccgaaattataagtactgctatggacttaattaattaatatcttatttattccaagagaggactcagcaagaaaacttatttattattcatagagtaattaaactccaactagctaggttccgaataataaaaccttatttcaagcttctcttgaggatgttatcaaacgaatcgtagtctaagcctatctaggttgtgaaattattctttttctttgtttagaactaaccgtgttaccttaaagtggacgacgcccacagcCGGtcaactaaaacaaagacttagactttgttaagttacttatacatttaaacatgtaataaacatccattaaatgtaaaatataacaacattatgaaaaaaataatctgtttattcctttggaaaataaaataagagttttaacagtattcaatcacttgaaaggtgatttctagtatacaaactctaacaatctcccagcttatactcaaaacggctttcgagtatacaaaaaaaaatgtgcactacgtctaattctcccacttataccgAAAGCGAGTTGAGGTCTCGAGCGAagtcgaactcccattccttctACATGGCGCTCGAACGGTTTGACCGCCAATGCCTTAGTAAAAGGGATCTGGCAGGTTGTTCTCTGacgcaatcttgaccacttgtatgtctcctctctgcactatatctcgatgatgatatgatacttccgTCTCAATGTGTTTGCTCGCTTTGTGAGCTCTTGGTTCCATCGAATttgccacagcaccagaattgtcacaataaatggtgatgctcttgggcagattcgtaaccacacctaagtccataagaaagttcttgagccatacagcctcttttgcagcctccgaagcggccacatattcgacttccatggtagagtctgcaatgcatttctgctttacactcttccaaattacggctccacctcctaaggtaaacacataaccAGAAGTAGATTTCTTCGAGTCTTGATCAGCTTGAAAGTCTGAATCAGTATATCCCATCAGATGctgtcttaggacacatctcttgagataaatggatgccatgtctaaaaggtaagaaacctttcttggcatcttgcatgctaaagcgACTAAGTACAGTGTCGATGTAAGGTTCTTGAGATAAGCACAACATCCTTTTCTCACGGTCCCGTAGGACCTTGATACCTAGAATGTGTCCCGCGTCTCCCATatccttcatctcgaactggttTGACAACCACGTTcgtactgatgacaacatctttttattgtttccaattagaagaatgtcatctacatataaaactaagaacaccacATTCCCCTTCTCAACCTTCTTGTACACGCAGCTCTCGttagggcatttttcgaatccaaacttatGAACAGTCTGATCGAAACACtgattccatgatctagatgcttgcttgaggccataaatggccttcttaagcttccaaaccatgtgctCTTTGCCCTTGACGGCATAAccctcgggttgttccatgtagatggtctcctcaagactacCGTTCAagaacgcagtcttaacgtccatctgccacacatcccaatccatgtaagctgctatagacaaTAGTAtccggatcgatttgagcatggccactggggagaaggtctcgtCGTAATCGACAccttccttttgggtataccccttagccactagtcttgccttaaagactttaactcgtccatcgggtccacgtttacgtttgtatatccacttgctcccaatggcagtacagccttcgggtaggacaGATAAATCgtagacgtctttgtctatcatagattgtagttccgaatccattgcaCTTACCCATTGGCAATGATCGACATCCgcctgcgcctctgcaaaattccagggatctagtacattgctgtccgaggagtgatccatagattctcccaaaccaatgtacctttcgggctcatgagagaccctcccactgcggcGCGGCACTACAACATTAGGTGTAGAAGTTGAAGGTTCGGGAATTGGTTGTACTATAggtacttgttcttggttaatggaacttgtgactGAAGTGAGCTCTTCAAGAGCCACCTCACTGCTGGGTTTATGATTCATaacaaagtcttcctctaagaatgtcgCGTGAGTACTCACAATGACTTTCTTGtctcggagactatagaattcataagctttcgatCCTTTGGGGTATCctataaacaaacatacctCTGTCCTTGAGtccagcttagttggatccttttccaaaacatgagcTGGACACCCCCATATCTTGAGATGCTCTAGATTGGGCTTGCGcccattccacaactcatatggagTGGCAGGAACAGATTTTGACGGtaaattgtctaaaatatGGCTCGCGGAAAGCAAGGCATGTCCCCAAAACGAAATAGGCAgtcgtgcataactcatcatcgatcggaccatgtttaacaaggtcctgttccttctttcagctacgccattctgctggggtgtgcccggcgcagtcagttgggattcaattccctctaccgataagtagtccaaaaactcggcactgaggtattcgcctccgcgatcagatcgcaggcTTTTGATACGTTTTCCATGATGCGTCTCAGCataagccttaaactccttgaacttgtcaaaagctTCAGACTTAAagcgcatcaaataaacatatccaactttcgagtaatcatcaataaaagtgatgaaataGCGAAAGCCGCctcttgcctcggttgacattggtccacacacatcagtatgaacgagttctagtacttccttggccctattacctttcaccctaaaaggtctcttagtcatcttgccttccaaGCAGGATTCACACGTGGAAAATGATTCAGTATCTAGTCCTTTAAGAAGGTCTTGATCCACGAGAGTTTGAATCCTCCTTtggttggcatgaccaagtctaaggtgccataagtacgtttcgttcattgaacttgaaggttcttttcttttctttgaaattttcgatgcattattgagttctaatttgcgattattaaattgtgtagatatgattgtgtacagattgttttccatgataccacgacagatataagaaccatctttcttaataacacaactgtcattaaaagaaatcgaatatccatcaaaaaccaatttagaaactgaaattaaatttcttctaaaagaaggtatcaacaaaacattcttcataaccaaaaatctatcactactaaaacgcaaataaacgtctcccactgcaacggccgccactttagtagcgtcgcccagctggacttcgatcttcttgtcacctgcattaaatcaggatcaaaacaaatatgatcagTCGCACCAGTGTCTATAACCCAAGTATGAGATGAAgtcgaagccaaacatgactcaACAACTAGAGcttggtgcatacctgtagccttgccctttttagggcagtctggcttccaatgccccttctctccacacttgaaacactttccggtttgcttctttcccgacctcctctttctctttcccttAGCTTCCTTAGGTGCGACCTGGTTtgtcactttcttctttcctaCGCCAGGCCTAGGGCCAGAGGAACGATGTGACGAACTGACCATCGCAGCCTTCgcttggttcatgagatcctCCCATGGCGGCATGCTGATGTCTAAGCACTGTTGACATGGAGGCCAACATATaacacttagccatctcattcgccttatgcCACCGTCTATGGGCATCTCGCGCTGCCTGCGCGGCGTTAGCCGCCGGCACTGGGGGCCAtggagtagtgagcacaaacttgtactcaTCAGCCGTGAGAACgatgtccaaattttgtttccattctatgtaattttggcccctcgagtttgttttctttaagaattgcAGTAAAGAGGATTGAGTGACATGTTGACGCATTTAGTTTGCACTGCAAAACAggaatatttactatttgtcataaacttatgtgatgaaattgagtagattaaccataaaacttttcaaaattctcacaactgtaaaattaaaattttgtaccctcaagcagAGAGTACTGGATACgcattacaaaattttaacatttttactggtcacaacaccgacgcaATAGTCCCAGAGACTTGCAGCACGGCATGGCCGCTTAAATGTCCCGCTAAGCTACCGACTCATcggatgaagtaatagcaAGATTtcatttctacaacacactcccataacaatgctcatgCGTTGATAACAAGACCAAGCTATCTCAGTAATTTTCGTGTTTGGACTtctgaaacttgtaatttcttaggattattgtccccataGCATGGGTGACGATAATATTGGAAACTACTTTCTAGTCCATACTATTTACATTTGAGAAGTCCACCTATATGAACTcgctatttcttaggattattgtccccacagcatgggtggcg is a window from the Salvia hispanica cultivar TCC Black 2014 chromosome 1, UniMelb_Shisp_WGS_1.0, whole genome shotgun sequence genome containing:
- the LOC125190671 gene encoding uncharacterized mitochondrial protein AtMg00810-like codes for the protein MKKYGYKQSNSGHTWFLKKMEGKITCLIIYIDDMIITGDVKEDIAELRKNLFHEFEMKDLGLLKYFLGIEVLRSKKGIFINQRKYILDLLAEIGMIDCKPTDTPMVQIHGLQMKEEAKLADSGRYQRLVGKLIYLSHTRPDITYAVGVVSQFMHAPQEE